A single region of the Vicia villosa cultivar HV-30 ecotype Madison, WI linkage group LG4, Vvil1.0, whole genome shotgun sequence genome encodes:
- the LOC131595636 gene encoding uncharacterized protein LOC131595636 isoform X2, translating into MALDVSTFETLTPSRFISFTIPNPSSSSQSLLRVAVLDSPLQPTHSPHIAAMLVPQGRETDWIFSTKSGHLQLLFASPEISRFILIGYQPHSDSDSDSDSSNHIYHRPLNCSLHHQGFDFEVWSKPLLLALSPKSLFKNGIPEIPILSYEDNLLSSIVIHRCTSSHVGEMLIEDVEIETQSETQREFRRRLRFKRMPNLIQTEVLIVLETDSSLNSLCIEDAKFIPDLHVLVHPYLAPMVASLSIISESIDGRIRNGLRPKALCLGVGGGALLTFLAIQLGFEVIGVDSDSEVLKVAKNYFGLEDSEFIHVILGDAVEYMKKLAYHGEQQSKSSFVDYEFDGFGHSVNGEVAHKFDVIMVDLDSSDVRDGNYLQHSLQGKTVD; encoded by the coding sequence ATGGCCCTCGATGTATCTACCTTTGAAACCCTAACCCCTTCTCGCTTTATCTCCTTCACCATACCCAACCCATCATCCTCTTCACAATCCCTCCTCCGAGTCGCTGTTCTTGACTCACCACTCCAACCCACTCACTCGCCCCACATTGCTGCTATGTTAGTTCCACAAGGCCGTGAAACCGATTGGATCTTCTCTACAAAATCAGGTCATCTCCAACTTCTCTTCGCTTCTCCAGAAATATCCCGTTTCATTTTGATCGGTTACCAGCCtcattctgattctgattctgattctgattcttctaaTCATATTTATCACCGTCCATTGAATTGTTCATTGCATCATCAAGGATTTGATTTTGAGGTCTGGTCAAAACCTCTTCTCCTAGCTTTGTCTCCCAAATCTTTGTTCAAAAACGGTATCCCTGAGATACCGATTTTGAGTTACGAAGATAATTTGCTTTCTAGTATAGTAatacatcgatgtactagttctCATGTTGGTGAAATGCTTATTGAAGATGTCGAAATTGAAACTCAGAGTGAAACGCAAAGAGAGTTTCGAAGGCGGTTGAGGTTCAAGAGGATGCCTAATCTGATTCAAACAGAAGTGCTTATTGTTCTAGAGACGGATTCTAGTTTGAATAGTTTATGTATTGAAGATGCGAAGTTTATACCTGATCTTCATGTTTTGGTTCATCCTTACTTGGCACCTATGGTGGCTAGTCTTTCGATAATAAGTGAATCTATAGATGGACGAATTCGAAATGGGTTGAGACCGAAGGCTTTATGCCTTGGGGTTGGAGGTGGGGCTTTGCTAACTTTTTTGGCAATTCAATTGGGTTTTGAGGTTATTGGTGTCGATAGTGATAGTGAGGTTTTGAAGGTGGCAAAGAACTACTTTGGATTGGAAGACTCTGAATTTATCCATGTTATCCTTGGAGACGCGGTTGAGTATATGAAGAAACTAGCTTACCATGGGGAACAACAAAGTAAGAGTTCTTTTGTTGATTACGAGTTTGATGGTTTTGGTCACTCGGTGAATGGTGAGGTAGCTCATAAGTTTGATGTTATTATGGTCGATTTGGATTCAAGCGATGTAAGAGATG